In Amycolatopsis coloradensis, one genomic interval encodes:
- a CDS encoding IS481 family transposase codes for MDPEFVAAIVRSAAGEKINVARFCREHGVSRDTFYRYVARFRSEGTVGFACRSTAPLSHPSALGEEVAEAVLRARKELEEEGLDNGPISIRWRLEDAGMLPPPSQSSIYRILRDRGQIEPEPRKKPRTRRRFQYPDPNGCWQIDGTEHYLADGTKVCIIQILDDHSRLDVGSYAAVSENGADTWTAVQLAIACYGAPVKLLSDNGLAFSGKHRGWMADLERHLAEHGVTTIASSVYHPQTCGKNERVHQTLQKWLAARPPAENLAALQQLLDDYRTIYNNRRHQSLDGQTPQQRYDASPKATPPEGSTAPSGTTQRPVSSTGVIAFSGCSIVLGRHWAGQSATVFWQGDRVVIMIGDTLARQLTLNRAIRYQPLTNPKLSDKY; via the coding sequence ATGGATCCTGAGTTCGTCGCCGCGATCGTCAGGTCGGCTGCGGGCGAGAAGATCAACGTGGCGCGGTTCTGTCGCGAGCACGGGGTTTCCCGTGACACCTTCTATCGGTATGTGGCTCGGTTCCGGAGCGAGGGGACCGTCGGGTTCGCCTGCCGCAGCACCGCTCCGCTGAGCCATCCGTCCGCGCTGGGTGAGGAGGTGGCCGAGGCGGTGCTGCGGGCCCGTAAAGAGCTCGAGGAGGAAGGCCTGGACAACGGGCCGATCTCGATTCGCTGGCGTCTGGAGGACGCCGGGATGCTCCCGCCGCCCTCGCAGTCGTCGATCTACCGGATCCTGCGTGATCGCGGCCAGATCGAACCCGAGCCACGCAAGAAGCCCCGCACGCGGCGCCGGTTCCAGTACCCGGACCCGAACGGCTGCTGGCAGATCGATGGGACGGAGCACTACCTGGCCGACGGCACCAAGGTCTGCATCATCCAGATCCTGGATGACCATTCCCGCCTCGATGTCGGCTCCTATGCCGCGGTCAGCGAGAACGGTGCTGACACCTGGACCGCAGTGCAACTGGCCATCGCCTGCTACGGGGCGCCGGTGAAACTGTTGTCCGACAACGGGCTGGCTTTCTCCGGCAAACACCGCGGCTGGATGGCCGATCTGGAACGTCACCTCGCCGAACACGGCGTCACCACGATCGCCTCGTCGGTCTATCACCCGCAAACCTGCGGCAAGAACGAACGCGTCCATCAGACTCTGCAGAAATGGCTCGCCGCCCGGCCCCCGGCCGAGAATCTTGCCGCCCTGCAACAGCTGCTCGACGACTACCGCACAATCTACAACAACCGAAGACACCAGAGCCTCGACGGCCAGACCCCGCAGCAACGCTACGACGCCAGTCCCAAAGCCACTCCACCCGAAGGCTCCACAGCTCCCAGCGGAACCACCCAACGCCCCGTCTCCAGCACCGGGGTCATCGCCTTCTCCGGCTGCTCCATCGTGCTAGGCCGACACTGGGCCGGCCAGAGCGCCACCGTGTTCTGGCAGGGCGACCGCGTCGTCATCATGATCGGCGACACACTCGCCCGCCAGCTCACCCTCAACAGAGCAATACGCTACCAACCACTGACCAACCCAAAACTGTCCGACAAGTACTGA
- a CDS encoding DUF11 domain-containing protein, with protein sequence MKLRRASILSLVAAVATIMLVTPTSALAAPPTSAVEVSPTTVQRGQTFTVTQTVYNADATSTIEGGKATLYGKESPLPGIVDLVSCPGAFACDMLGGSIRGGVGTVTPGQSKTVVFTFRVKDDAPLGDVTLQHQFVGDNYSFEILDGPVLTITDTPSTADLGVTLTASPRGLLTSSIDYTVKVTNAGPAAASGIRVASTLGNGLRFTGSPACSNPSGTTVVNCDFSSLASGASATAKFSVATGLLTVGPVKTTAKITQSSVADPNAANDTASSTCTAVTGLLVSC encoded by the coding sequence ATGAAGCTTCGAAGAGCCTCAATTCTGTCTCTGGTGGCCGCGGTGGCCACGATCATGCTCGTGACGCCCACCTCTGCACTCGCCGCCCCGCCGACCAGTGCGGTGGAGGTCTCGCCGACAACAGTCCAACGTGGACAGACATTCACCGTGACGCAGACCGTCTACAACGCCGACGCGACGTCGACGATCGAGGGCGGCAAGGCGACGCTTTACGGAAAGGAATCCCCACTCCCGGGGATCGTCGACCTGGTGTCCTGTCCCGGCGCGTTCGCCTGCGACATGCTCGGCGGCAGCATCCGCGGCGGCGTCGGCACCGTGACCCCCGGACAGAGCAAGACCGTGGTGTTCACCTTCCGGGTCAAGGACGACGCCCCGCTGGGCGATGTCACGCTGCAGCACCAGTTCGTCGGTGACAACTACAGCTTCGAGATCCTCGACGGCCCTGTGCTGACCATCACCGACACGCCGAGCACGGCCGACCTCGGGGTCACGCTGACCGCTTCCCCGCGCGGCCTCCTGACGTCCTCGATCGACTACACGGTCAAGGTCACGAACGCGGGCCCGGCCGCGGCGTCCGGGATCCGGGTGGCGTCGACCCTCGGCAACGGGCTGCGCTTCACCGGCTCCCCGGCCTGCTCGAACCCGAGCGGCACGACGGTCGTCAACTGTGACTTCTCGTCCCTCGCGTCCGGCGCCAGTGCCACGGCCAAGTTCTCGGTGGCGACCGGGCTGCTGACCGTCGGACCGGTCAAGACGACCGCGAAGATCACGCAGAGTTCCGTCGCCGACCCCAACGCGGCCAATGACACCGCGTCGTCGACCTGCACGGCGGTCACCGGGCTCCTCGTCAGCTGCTAG
- a CDS encoding nitroreductase/quinone reductase family protein codes for MTTADAETGRPRTTRVDCRPSGSRYLAFAPDGDSPWYRDLLVSPQATLEIDGVPHAARAVPLEGGERGFTLHLLEVDAARGRAIADQLLVHHGELRKTLAAARAELDGAPIADRRNPRRELLGHCVTFCNDLRMHHLREDGAFTAIEKAHPRLAPALKRLRQEHETVSRALRDLDQLLQGKGKIERAVLREEFERVVKGLEEHFAYEEANLLPALRGDGAS; via the coding sequence ATGACCACCGCGGACGCCGAAACGGGGCGTCCCCGCACCACGCGTGTCGACTGCCGCCCGTCCGGGAGCCGGTATCTGGCGTTCGCGCCCGACGGCGATTCGCCTTGGTATCGCGACCTTCTGGTCAGTCCACAAGCGACACTCGAGATCGACGGCGTGCCGCATGCCGCGCGTGCCGTGCCGCTCGAAGGCGGGGAGCGGGGTTTCACGCTGCATCTCTTGGAAGTCGATGCCGCCCGCGGCCGGGCGATCGCCGACCAGTTGCTCGTCCACCACGGGGAGCTCCGCAAGACGCTGGCGGCCGCGCGGGCCGAACTCGACGGCGCGCCGATCGCGGACCGGCGGAATCCGCGGCGCGAGCTGCTCGGCCATTGCGTGACCTTCTGCAACGACCTGCGCATGCATCATCTTCGCGAGGACGGCGCGTTCACCGCGATCGAGAAGGCCCACCCCAGGCTCGCGCCGGCGCTGAAGCGGCTGCGTCAGGAGCACGAAACCGTGTCCCGCGCACTGCGCGATCTCGATCAACTGCTGCAGGGTAAGGGGAAGATCGAACGCGCCGTGCTGCGAGAGGAGTTCGAGCGCGTCGTGAAGGGACTCGAAGAGCACTTCGCCTACGAGGAGGCGAATCTGCTTCCCGCGCTCCGCGGTGACGGCGCGAGCTAG
- a CDS encoding MarR family transcriptional regulator, with translation MEVDDAVRALLLLMPRMVGRAKRIKIPEELQSLSLAPRHLSLLSYLLFDGPMTVNELAERLEVAPTTVSLMVGELTKKDVLDRREDETDRRRRIVAIAEPMRPAIDGWLAQGARAWQKALTPLTPAERRVFIDTLRAYEDGLTD, from the coding sequence ATGGAAGTCGACGACGCCGTGCGGGCTTTGCTGCTGCTCATGCCGCGGATGGTCGGACGCGCGAAGCGGATCAAGATCCCCGAAGAACTCCAGTCACTGTCGCTGGCTCCGCGTCATCTGTCGCTGTTGTCGTACCTGCTCTTCGACGGGCCCATGACGGTGAACGAGCTGGCCGAACGGCTGGAGGTCGCCCCGACCACGGTGAGCCTGATGGTCGGCGAACTGACCAAGAAGGACGTGCTCGACCGGCGTGAGGACGAAACGGACCGGCGGCGGCGGATCGTCGCCATCGCCGAGCCGATGCGGCCCGCGATCGACGGCTGGCTCGCGCAGGGCGCCCGCGCCTGGCAGAAGGCGCTCACGCCGTTGACCCCGGCCGAACGGCGCGTGTTCATCGATACCCTGCGCGCCTACGAAGACGGACTGACCGACTAG
- a CDS encoding YciI family protein has product MRYLLMLCGTDGDPAVSTDITESCRAWGEEMTRRGLRVNGMGLHAPDSATTVRVRGGEALLTDGPFAETKEQIGGINILECDSREQAVEAAKTHPWAAIGTIEVRELL; this is encoded by the coding sequence GTGCGTTACCTGCTCATGCTCTGCGGGACCGACGGCGATCCGGCCGTGAGCACCGACATCACCGAGTCCTGCCGCGCGTGGGGCGAAGAGATGACGCGGCGCGGTCTGCGTGTCAACGGGATGGGACTGCACGCGCCGGACTCGGCGACGACCGTCCGCGTCCGCGGCGGCGAGGCACTGCTCACGGACGGGCCGTTCGCCGAGACGAAGGAACAGATCGGCGGTATCAACATCCTCGAATGCGACAGCCGCGAACAAGCCGTCGAGGCGGCGAAGACCCACCCGTGGGCCGCGATCGGCACGATCGAGGTCCGCGAACTGCTTTAG
- a CDS encoding class I SAM-dependent methyltransferase, with protein sequence MRHLVPHSALKTLSRSARGTLGRGLHRLARRFHDPYTEELERVAAELREEIVRQGDRCFDRIVEFEIRSRRDIIYAGDQDAARDSNRFAREHLTGTKHFARPQETLAYALSLAPSGGMALEFGVASGNTLRAIAKARGGVETYGFDWFQGLPENWLNGMPAGSFARDDLPDVPGAELVVGLFADTLPGFLARHEGVVDFLHVDGDLYSSAKTVLDLVGPRLRSGSIVHFDEFFNYPGWQRHEHKAWLEYVERTGVEFEYVAYTYADNQVTVRIA encoded by the coding sequence ATGCGTCACCTGGTACCCCATTCAGCCCTGAAAACCCTGAGCCGGTCGGCTCGCGGCACGCTCGGCCGGGGCCTGCACCGGCTCGCCCGCCGATTCCATGATCCTTATACCGAGGAACTGGAACGGGTCGCCGCGGAACTGCGGGAGGAGATCGTCCGCCAAGGGGATCGCTGTTTCGATCGGATCGTCGAGTTCGAAATCCGGAGCCGTCGCGACATCATCTACGCCGGCGACCAGGACGCGGCCAGGGACAGCAATCGTTTCGCCCGTGAGCATCTGACCGGGACCAAGCATTTCGCGCGTCCGCAAGAGACTCTCGCGTACGCGCTTTCCCTTGCTCCGTCCGGGGGAATGGCTCTCGAATTCGGTGTCGCGAGCGGGAACACGCTGCGCGCGATCGCCAAGGCCCGCGGTGGTGTCGAGACCTACGGATTCGACTGGTTCCAGGGACTCCCGGAGAACTGGCTCAACGGGATGCCCGCCGGTTCGTTCGCGCGCGACGACCTGCCGGACGTCCCCGGCGCCGAACTCGTCGTCGGACTTTTCGCCGACACGCTTCCCGGTTTTCTCGCGCGGCACGAAGGCGTCGTCGATTTCCTTCACGTGGACGGCGATCTGTACAGCTCCGCGAAAACCGTACTCGATCTGGTGGGCCCGCGTCTGCGGTCCGGCAGCATCGTGCACTTCGACGAATTCTTCAACTACCCCGGCTGGCAGCGGCACGAGCACAAGGCGTGGCTGGAGTACGTCGAACGCACCGGCGTCGAATTCGAATACGTGGCCTACACCTACGCCGACAACCAGGTCACCGTCCGGATCGCCTAA
- a CDS encoding NAD(P)-dependent oxidoreductase: MSRIVIFGAGGRGGRRAVAEAVSRGHQVTAAVRDPGRHPDLAGDNVTLIAADVTVADDVAKAAAGHDAAISSIYRADLPSREYYPAAAHALIDGLGRAGVARLVVVGVGSALEVAPGVAFHDQPGWPPEHREFSLGHTAELEVFRASGGALDWVVIAPPPAMIDEHAERTGSYRSGDHRVLPRAADAGPFSYADLAVALVDEIERPKHSRVMVAIDH; this comes from the coding sequence ATGAGCAGGATCGTCATCTTCGGGGCGGGTGGACGCGGCGGGCGCCGCGCCGTCGCCGAAGCCGTGAGCCGCGGGCACCAGGTCACCGCCGCCGTGCGGGATCCCGGCCGCCACCCGGATCTCGCCGGGGACAACGTCACCCTGATCGCCGCCGACGTCACCGTCGCGGACGACGTCGCGAAGGCCGCCGCCGGGCACGACGCCGCGATCAGTTCCATCTACCGCGCGGACCTCCCGTCACGCGAGTACTACCCGGCCGCCGCGCACGCGCTGATCGACGGCCTCGGCCGGGCCGGTGTCGCGAGGCTGGTCGTCGTCGGCGTCGGGTCGGCGCTGGAGGTCGCTCCGGGCGTCGCCTTCCACGACCAGCCGGGCTGGCCGCCCGAGCACCGCGAGTTCTCGCTCGGGCACACGGCGGAACTGGAGGTCTTCCGTGCGTCCGGCGGCGCGCTCGACTGGGTGGTCATCGCGCCGCCGCCGGCGATGATCGACGAACACGCCGAGCGCACGGGCTCGTACCGCAGCGGGGACCACCGGGTACTGCCGCGCGCGGCGGACGCGGGGCCGTTCTCCTACGCGGATCTCGCGGTCGCGCTGGTCGACGAGATCGAGCGGCCGAAGCATTCCCGGGTGATGGTCGCCATCGACCACTGA
- a CDS encoding PAC2 family protein, whose amino-acid sequence MALDPEDLYEVDSDVPDLGGAVLLHYFDGFMDAGSAGKLVAEQLLNSSEHRVIARFDVDRLIDYRSRRPAMTYSIDHWEAYDAPELVVHLLHDADGVPFLLLTGPEPDHDWERFCAAVRGLVERWDVRLTTGFHGIPMGAPHTRPLGVTAHATRNELVGEHRPLPNRMQVPGSIAGLLEFRFGEWGHDASGFAAHVPHYLADSTYPSAALNLLGAVAAATGLNLPDGDLREASHEAEAEIARQVAGSEKVADVVRALEQQYDTFMEASGKESLLAESVEHMPTAEELGNQFERFLAEQNGGETPER is encoded by the coding sequence GTGGCGCTGGACCCGGAAGACCTGTACGAGGTGGACTCGGACGTCCCTGACCTCGGCGGGGCCGTGCTCCTGCACTACTTCGACGGCTTCATGGACGCGGGTTCGGCGGGCAAGCTCGTCGCCGAGCAGCTGCTGAACTCCTCCGAGCACCGGGTGATCGCGCGCTTCGACGTCGACCGCCTCATCGACTACCGCTCGCGCCGCCCGGCGATGACCTATTCGATCGACCACTGGGAGGCCTACGACGCCCCCGAACTGGTCGTCCACCTGCTGCACGACGCCGACGGCGTGCCGTTCCTGCTGCTCACCGGGCCGGAACCGGACCACGACTGGGAGCGGTTCTGCGCGGCCGTGCGCGGGCTGGTCGAACGCTGGGACGTCCGGCTCACCACCGGTTTCCACGGCATCCCGATGGGCGCGCCGCATACCCGTCCGCTCGGCGTGACCGCGCACGCGACGCGGAACGAACTCGTCGGCGAACACCGTCCGCTGCCGAACCGGATGCAGGTGCCGGGCAGTATCGCCGGGCTGCTGGAGTTCCGTTTCGGCGAGTGGGGGCACGACGCGTCCGGGTTCGCGGCGCACGTGCCGCACTACCTGGCGGACTCGACGTACCCGAGCGCCGCGCTGAACCTGCTCGGCGCCGTCGCCGCGGCGACCGGGCTGAACCTGCCGGACGGGGACCTGCGGGAGGCCTCGCACGAGGCGGAGGCCGAGATCGCCCGCCAGGTCGCCGGATCGGAGAAGGTCGCCGACGTCGTACGCGCGCTGGAGCAGCAGTACGACACGTTCATGGAGGCGTCCGGCAAGGAGAGCCTGCTCGCGGAGTCGGTCGAGCACATGCCGACCGCCGAGGAACTGGGCAACCAGTTCGAGCGGTTCCTGGCCGAGCAGAACGGCGGGGAGACCCCGGAGCGCTGA
- a CDS encoding PH domain-containing protein, whose amino-acid sequence MSWAVHTDVVQAGEVTEETLGLRPPANRVSRRAIGYWTVWAAVGWVILIGAQAVFVITSDDAPTWLTVTLTISCVVAPLHLLVMPQWRYRIHRWEVTGEAVYTQEGWLSQDWRIAPISRIQTVDIERDPVEQLFRLAKITVTTASAAGPVKIAGLDHAEALKLAAELTKTTQATPGDAT is encoded by the coding sequence CTGTCGTGGGCGGTCCACACGGACGTGGTGCAGGCTGGAGAGGTGACAGAAGAGACGCTCGGCCTGCGCCCGCCCGCCAATCGGGTGAGCAGGCGCGCCATCGGCTACTGGACGGTGTGGGCCGCGGTCGGCTGGGTGATCCTCATCGGCGCGCAGGCGGTGTTCGTGATCACGAGCGACGACGCGCCGACGTGGCTCACGGTGACCTTGACGATCTCCTGCGTGGTCGCGCCGCTGCATCTGCTGGTCATGCCGCAGTGGCGCTACCGGATCCACCGCTGGGAGGTCACCGGCGAGGCCGTGTACACCCAGGAAGGCTGGCTCAGCCAGGACTGGCGGATCGCGCCGATCTCGCGGATCCAGACCGTCGACATCGAACGCGACCCGGTCGAGCAGTTGTTCCGGTTGGCGAAGATCACCGTGACGACGGCGTCGGCCGCGGGTCCGGTCAAGATCGCCGGTCTCGACCACGCCGAAGCGCTGAAGCTCGCCGCGGAACTCACGAAGACCACGCAGGCCACTCCCGGTGACGCGACATGA
- a CDS encoding PH domain-containing protein, producing MSTEAPPDAAVGRWRRLDRRMLLIRPVLDVVKSLPVLIGTVILGRGNGWEWFGLGVTALTVLVGVSHVLTSRYRIADGQVEWTTGLLLRKHRAIPLDRVRTVDVTSEPKHRLFSLSAVRIGTGRHSPAQGANGDQLVLDAVSQAEAHRLRTVLLHRKETTETAPPPEQVVAEVDRKWVRYAPFTLSGLAVVGAIFAAVWHFAHQLNIAPENVGPLRDLMDDLANTAVWLIVVVAAVALLVVVSLLSVGGYVLSFWNFKLTRETEGTLHVRRGLITTRSVSIEEDRLRGVEVKEPLPLRIAGGARLTAIVGGLREGKGGDKGGGLLLPPAPVGRVHEVAAEVLRENFDPATVPLNRHPRRALTRRLTRAVGGVLILAAALFGLAWIDFLPSWMWQVALGLVPLAALVGWDRYRNLGHAIVGRYLVSRSGSLARATVAIRREGVTGVVVSRSFFQRRAGLITVTAPIAAGKGGYQVVDVGESAGLAMAEQAAPGLLTPFLRREVQR from the coding sequence ATGAGCACCGAGGCACCACCGGACGCCGCCGTCGGCCGGTGGCGCCGGCTCGATCGCCGGATGCTGCTGATCAGGCCGGTGCTCGACGTCGTGAAATCACTGCCGGTGCTGATCGGGACGGTGATCCTCGGCCGGGGCAACGGCTGGGAATGGTTCGGGCTCGGCGTCACCGCGCTGACCGTGCTCGTCGGTGTCTCGCACGTGCTCACTTCCCGGTACCGCATCGCCGACGGCCAGGTGGAATGGACCACGGGGCTGTTGCTGCGCAAGCATCGCGCGATCCCGCTGGACCGGGTGCGCACGGTCGACGTCACCTCGGAACCCAAGCACCGGTTGTTCTCCCTCAGCGCCGTGCGCATCGGCACCGGACGGCATTCGCCCGCACAGGGCGCGAACGGCGATCAACTGGTGCTCGACGCCGTCAGCCAGGCCGAGGCCCACCGGCTGCGCACGGTTCTCTTGCACCGCAAGGAGACCACTGAGACCGCCCCGCCTCCCGAGCAGGTCGTGGCCGAAGTCGACCGCAAATGGGTGCGATACGCGCCGTTCACCCTGTCCGGGCTCGCCGTGGTGGGCGCGATCTTCGCCGCGGTCTGGCATTTCGCGCACCAGCTGAACATCGCCCCGGAGAACGTGGGCCCGCTGCGGGATCTCATGGACGATCTGGCGAACACGGCGGTGTGGCTGATCGTGGTCGTCGCGGCGGTCGCCCTGCTCGTGGTCGTCTCCCTGCTCTCCGTCGGCGGCTACGTGCTGTCGTTCTGGAACTTCAAGCTCACCCGGGAGACGGAAGGCACCCTGCACGTCCGGCGCGGGCTGATCACCACGCGTTCGGTGTCCATCGAAGAAGACCGGCTTCGCGGCGTCGAGGTGAAGGAGCCCCTGCCGCTGCGGATCGCCGGCGGGGCGCGGCTCACCGCGATCGTGGGCGGGCTGCGTGAGGGCAAAGGCGGGGACAAGGGCGGCGGGCTTCTGCTGCCGCCCGCGCCCGTCGGCCGGGTCCACGAGGTCGCGGCCGAAGTGCTGCGGGAGAACTTCGACCCGGCCACCGTCCCGCTGAACCGGCATCCGCGGCGGGCGCTGACCAGGCGGCTCACCCGCGCGGTGGGCGGCGTGCTGATCCTGGCCGCCGCCCTGTTCGGCTTGGCGTGGATCGATTTCCTGCCGTCGTGGATGTGGCAGGTCGCGCTCGGCCTGGTCCCGCTCGCCGCGCTGGTGGGCTGGGACCGCTACCGCAACCTCGGCCACGCGATCGTCGGGCGGTACCTGGTCAGCCGATCGGGTTCCCTGGCGCGGGCGACGGTGGCGATCCGGCGCGAGGGGGTCACCGGCGTCGTCGTCAGCCGTTCGTTCTTCCAGCGCCGTGCCGGATTGATCACCGTGACGGCCCCGATCGCGGCGGGCAAGGGCGGTTATCAGGTGGTCGACGTCGGCGAATCGGCCGGGCTGGCGATGGCGGAGCAGGCCGCACCCGGTCTGCTCACGCCGTTCCTGCGCCGGGAGGTTCAGCGGTAG
- a CDS encoding SDR family oxidoreductase: protein MEKPLAGKIALVAGATRGAGRGIAVQLGAAGATVYATGRSTGSRRSEMNRPETIEETAALVDEAGGRGIAIGVDHLAADQVRELVERIDAEQGALHVLVNDIYGAPIEWGKTVWESTLDVGLRTLRLAVDTHAITSHFALPLMIRNPGALVVEVNDGTAGYNSENYRVSFFYDLAKTAVNRMAFALGHELEPHGGTAVAVTPGWLRSEAMLDAYRVTEENWRDATKVQPHFAISESPAFVGRAVAALAGDAEVARWNGKSVSSGELAKEYGFTDLDGSRPDCWRYLVEVQDPGLPADVTGYR, encoded by the coding sequence ATGGAAAAGCCCTTGGCAGGCAAGATCGCGTTGGTCGCCGGGGCGACTCGCGGGGCCGGGCGGGGAATAGCGGTCCAGCTGGGCGCCGCGGGCGCGACCGTTTACGCGACCGGTCGCAGTACCGGTTCCCGGCGATCGGAAATGAATCGCCCGGAGACGATCGAGGAGACCGCGGCGCTCGTCGACGAAGCGGGCGGGCGTGGGATCGCGATCGGTGTGGACCATTTGGCGGCGGACCAGGTCCGCGAACTGGTGGAACGGATCGACGCCGAACAGGGCGCGTTGCACGTGCTGGTCAACGATATCTACGGGGCGCCCATCGAATGGGGCAAGACGGTCTGGGAGTCCACTTTGGACGTCGGACTGCGGACGCTGCGGCTCGCCGTCGACACCCATGCCATCACCAGCCATTTCGCGCTCCCGCTCATGATCAGGAATCCGGGCGCGCTGGTCGTCGAGGTCAACGACGGGACCGCCGGGTACAACTCGGAGAACTACCGGGTTTCGTTCTTCTACGACCTCGCCAAGACCGCGGTGAACCGGATGGCGTTCGCGCTCGGGCACGAGTTGGAACCGCATGGCGGTACCGCGGTGGCCGTCACGCCGGGCTGGTTGCGTTCCGAAGCGATGCTCGACGCTTATCGGGTGACCGAAGAGAATTGGCGGGACGCGACGAAGGTGCAGCCGCATTTCGCCATTTCTGAAAGCCCGGCGTTCGTCGGCCGGGCGGTCGCCGCGCTGGCCGGTGACGCGGAAGTCGCCCGCTGGAACGGGAAATCGGTGTCCAGCGGCGAATTGGCGAAGGAATACGGATTCACCGACCTCGACGGCAGCCGTCCCGATTGCTGGCGCTATCTCGTCGAGGTCCAGGACCCCGGTCTGCCCGCGGACGTCACCGGCTACCGCTGA
- a CDS encoding IclR family transcriptional regulator: MTPAARSLDTTAPPKRTPGASSSRKVLQLLLSFSERRWDASVAELAARIGTPVATTYRYVALLKELQLLEEGRTGRYHVTSQVMPLARAAQLANDLARLARPAMEEAARDLGETVLLFQHFGESAVCADRVECERAMRFTFQPGHSVPLGTGASGKMLLAMLPEGERERRLSSIVQRRGPSVREEVKRAGANRFAVSWGELDDGVWSCSVPIPSTGHRPAVLTLAAPATRIGDDAKRAAIVALQSYASRIHRAVSSFAL; encoded by the coding sequence ATGACGCCTGCCGCACGATCCCTGGACACCACCGCCCCGCCGAAACGCACCCCCGGCGCCAGCAGCTCGCGCAAAGTACTGCAGCTGCTGCTCTCCTTTTCCGAACGCCGCTGGGACGCGAGCGTCGCCGAACTCGCGGCGAGGATCGGCACCCCGGTCGCCACGACCTATCGCTATGTCGCGCTGCTGAAGGAACTCCAGCTCCTGGAGGAGGGCAGGACGGGGCGCTACCACGTGACGAGCCAGGTGATGCCGCTCGCGCGGGCCGCGCAACTGGCCAACGACCTCGCCCGGCTGGCCCGTCCGGCGATGGAGGAGGCGGCCCGCGACCTCGGCGAGACAGTGCTGCTGTTCCAGCATTTCGGCGAATCCGCGGTCTGCGCGGACCGGGTCGAATGCGAACGCGCGATGCGCTTCACCTTCCAGCCGGGGCATTCAGTCCCGCTCGGCACCGGCGCGTCGGGCAAGATGCTGCTCGCCATGCTGCCGGAGGGCGAACGCGAAAGGCGCCTTTCGTCGATCGTCCAGCGCCGCGGCCCGAGCGTGCGGGAAGAGGTCAAACGCGCCGGGGCGAACCGGTTCGCGGTCAGCTGGGGCGAGCTGGACGACGGCGTCTGGTCGTGTTCCGTGCCGATCCCGAGCACCGGGCACCGGCCCGCGGTGCTGACCCTGGCCGCCCCCGCCACCCGGATCGGCGACGACGCGAAGCGGGCCGCGATCGTCGCGCTCCAGTCGTACGCGAGCAGGATCCACCGCGCCGTCTCATCGTTCGCCCTCTGA